In the genome of Bacillus sp. S3, one region contains:
- a CDS encoding ASCH domain-containing protein translates to MTIQNENNTLPPKTCSVERLVTMEEDVKKVLAGEKTATRRNGRYADPGEIMTLEGRQFEVEKVYSQSLGELTDEDARREGFETVEDYKQSILSIHPGMPWLPQMRVWVHEFRPVQD, encoded by the coding sequence ATGACAATTCAAAATGAAAACAATACATTACCGCCAAAAACTTGCTCGGTTGAGCGATTAGTAACAATGGAAGAGGATGTAAAGAAAGTCCTTGCCGGAGAAAAAACAGCTACGCGCCGAAATGGCAGATATGCTGATCCAGGCGAAATCATGACACTTGAAGGCCGCCAGTTCGAAGTGGAAAAGGTGTATTCACAAAGCTTAGGTGAGCTGACAGATGAGGATGCCCGCCGCGAGGGCTTTGAAACGGTGGAAGACTATAAGCAATCAATTTTAAGCATCCACCCGGGAATGCCTTGGCTGCCGCAAATGCGTGTCTGGGTTCACGAATTCCGCCCTGTCCAAGACTAA